Sequence from the Alicyclobacillus vulcanalis genome:
GCTCGCTTGCGCGACGTGCTTTTGAGCCTCGGCGCGAAGGAGCTCCGCTCGATTCGCGACGAGCAGGGGCAGGCCGAACTCACGTGCCACTTCTGCGGCAACGTGTACACGTTCGGGCGCGACGAGCTGGACGAGATGATCGCCGAGATCGAACAGCAGGGGGTGAGCGCGCCGTGACGGTGGTCATGGGCATCTTGAACGTGACGCCGGACTCGTTTTCGGACGGCGGGCGTTACCTGGACCCTGAGGCGGCGGTGGCGCGCGCGCTCGAGATGGAGGCGGAGGGCGCCGGCATCGTCGACATCGGCGCGGAAAGCACGCGGCCCGGGCACACGCCGCTCACGCCGGACGAGGAGTGGCGCCGCTTGGAACCCGTCCTGGCGCGGCTTGCGGGGCAGCTCAGGGTGCCCATCTCCGTCGACACCTACCACGCCGAGACGGCCCGCCGCGCGGCCGAGTACGGCATCGCCATCGTGAACGACGTCTCCATGCTTGCCGATCCCGACATGCCCGCCGTCGTCCGCCAGTACGGCCTGCGCTACGTGCTGATGCACACGCGCCGCGAGGTGCTGCCAGGGCTGCCCGTATCCGCCATGGTGGAGGAGATCCGCCGCCCCCTCGCGCGGCTCCTCGAGGCGGGCGTGCCCGCGCGCGACATCGTGATCGATCCCGGCGTGGGCTTTGGCAAGACCCGCGAGCAGGATCTCGCCTGCCTCGCCGAGATCGGCCGGTTCAAGGCGCTCGGGCACCCGGTGCTCGTCGGCGCGAGCCGCAAGCGTGTCGTCGGCCACGCCTTGGGCGGCGTGCCGGTAGAAGAGCGGCTCGCCGGATCGCTCGCCGTCGTGGCGCACGCGTGCATGGCGGGCGTGGACGTCGTGCGCGTGCACGACGTGCGCGAGTCGGTGCGCGTGGTGCGGATGATGGAGGCGATTTTGACGCATGGCGCATCCGCTTCATGACGCGTACATCGGGGCCGGATCGAACGTCGGGCGGCGCATCGTCCACCTGGGGCGGGCCATGGAGGGCCTGCGCCCACTCGGCGAACTGGCCGCCGTGTCGAGCGTGTACGAGACCGCGCCGGTCGGCTATCTGGACCAGGGCGACTTCCTGAACCTCGCCGTCCACCTGCGCACGCCGCTTGCGCCGCACGAGCTGCTCCGCGCGCTGCTCGCCATCGAGGCGCAGGCCGGGCGCACGCGCGAAATCCGCTTCGGCCCGCGCACGCTCGATCTCGACCTGCTCCTATACGACGACTTGGCGCTCGATACGCCAGAACTCACGCTCCCTCACCCGCGCATGTGGCAGCGGGCATTCGTCATGGTGCCGCTCGCGGAGCTTCGGCCCGACGGCCTCGCGCCAACCGGCGAGACGTGGGCGGCGCTCGCGGCGCGCCTTCGCGAGAAAGGTGAGGTGCATGAAGTTGGACGCTTTTGGTAGGCGGTTGCGCGCCTTTCGCAAGTTGAAGCACATGACGCAGGCCGATCTCGCCCGCGCCCTCGGCGTGAGCGTCGCGACCATCGGCGGCATTGAGCGCGGAACGCGCCGCCCGTCGGATCACCTCATCGGCGCCATCGCGAGCGCACTCGCCATCGACGTAGAAGAGCTGTGGGGCGGGCGAGGCTGGCAAGAGGCGGCGGCGGATCGTCGGGGGTGGGCCTCGCTGGATGCGTGGCCCGGGGCACCGGACGAGGGGCTGCTCGAGGTGGCGCAGGCAGGGCCGCACGAGGCGACATCGGAGCCGGCGCTGGCCGTGCCGCAGGAGGCACCGCGAGGAGCGTCGCAGGGGGCGCCGCGGGCCGTGCCGCAGGAGACGCCGTGGGCCGTGCCGCAGGCGGCATCCGAGGCGCCGCGGGGAGCGTCGCAGGGGGCGCCGCGGGCCGTGCCGCAGGCGGCATCCGAGGCGCCACGCGAGGCGCGCGCCCCGTCTCCCGGCCGGGATCGCGCCCCGGCGCATGGTCTTCCGCCGCGCGAGGACGAGGGCGACAGGGTACGTTGACAATGTGTGGGGCCCTCTCTATAATGGCGCATAGATCCGCGAGTGGCGATTCCGTTTACCGGAAAACGGTATTCACGATGGCTCACAGCGCGCGTGCTGCCAGCAATGGCATGCACGCTTCTCGCTATTCCAGGGAGCCTTGAAGCATCGACTGGGAGCAAAGGAGAGACAGCCATGGCAGATAAAGAAGTGTTGCTCACGCCCGAGGGCCTGCGCAAGCTCGAGGAGGAGCTGGAACTCCTGAAGAGCGTCAAGCGGCGCGAGGTCGCGGAGCGCATCAAGGTTGCCATCAGCTACG
This genomic interval carries:
- the folP gene encoding dihydropteroate synthase, with the translated sequence MTVVMGILNVTPDSFSDGGRYLDPEAAVARALEMEAEGAGIVDIGAESTRPGHTPLTPDEEWRRLEPVLARLAGQLRVPISVDTYHAETARRAAEYGIAIVNDVSMLADPDMPAVVRQYGLRYVLMHTRREVLPGLPVSAMVEEIRRPLARLLEAGVPARDIVIDPGVGFGKTREQDLACLAEIGRFKALGHPVLVGASRKRVVGHALGGVPVEERLAGSLAVVAHACMAGVDVVRVHDVRESVRVVRMMEAILTHGASAS
- the folK gene encoding 2-amino-4-hydroxy-6-hydroxymethyldihydropteridine diphosphokinase, whose product is MAHPLHDAYIGAGSNVGRRIVHLGRAMEGLRPLGELAAVSSVYETAPVGYLDQGDFLNLAVHLRTPLAPHELLRALLAIEAQAGRTREIRFGPRTLDLDLLLYDDLALDTPELTLPHPRMWQRAFVMVPLAELRPDGLAPTGETWAALAARLREKGEVHEVGRFW
- a CDS encoding helix-turn-helix transcriptional regulator, coding for MDAFGRRLRAFRKLKHMTQADLARALGVSVATIGGIERGTRRPSDHLIGAIASALAIDVEELWGGRGWQEAAADRRGWASLDAWPGAPDEGLLEVAQAGPHEATSEPALAVPQEAPRGASQGAPRAVPQETPWAVPQAASEAPRGASQGAPRAVPQAASEAPREARAPSPGRDRAPAHGLPPREDEGDRVR